A region from the Brassica napus cultivar Da-Ae chromosome C8, Da-Ae, whole genome shotgun sequence genome encodes:
- the LOC106414572 gene encoding uncharacterized protein LOC106414572 — MACSELQRAIENPVLELKIVSASDLSHVDATDKMDVYAVVSIHGEGTHKTQTAKTPIDYDGGLNPTWNHTVKFPCNEEAGREGRLTLKVELFSYLLERKEDLYLGEVNVSVQELFASDPRPFGNGNVHKMKSMTCPIKVTEEGSTNARLCLLYRFKPLPVDDSCPPVPQDHSLSIGQPVYPNPEQVIPGQPVVFSPRFQTTTTKLILEIVIKFAKDIEDVNAFSAMDVYASVAILKDRKVKDRINTPVAFSANTNPKWNQTIKFSLDEKLAQEGRLMLLVELMSHRPFLGDKEIGFVRLPMEQLLGSNPPASGDANGMKLETHALTGPYGKKGVVNFTYRFLAEQLRVSTVPTPSTTSQPYIMYLPVSPHSYASSDPIQLTSSYVTVQQGKNAGQGNGLVPIYMSPQYQSHGYQQYSPRNPQPPPQHSQLKPLTQQPFSQSMPDTQEA; from the coding sequence ATGGCTTGTTCAGAGTTGCAAAGAGCCATAGAGAACCCAGTTCTTGAGCTCAAAATTGTATCAGCCAGCGACCTCAGCCATGTCGATGCCACTGACAAGATGGACGTATACGCCGTCGTTTCAATTCACGGCGAAGGTACTCACAAGACACAAACGGCCAAAACACCCATCGACTACGACGGTGGTTTGAATCCGACGTGGAATCACACCGTTAAGTTTCCCTGCAACGAAGAAGCAGGCCGTGAAGGCCGGTTAACCCTCAAGGTCGAGTTATTTAGCTATTTGCTCGAACGGAAGGAAGACCTTTATCTAGGAGAAGTCAACGTCTCGGTTCAGGAACTTTTTGCCTCAGATCCACGGCCGTTTGGAAACGGTAACGTCCATAAAATGAAGTCTATGACTTGCCCTATCAAAGTCACAGAGGAAGGAAGTACCAACGCAAGGTTGTGCCTCTTGTACCGGTTTAAACCACTGCCGGTTGATGATTCGTGTCCTCCTGTACCTCAGGATCATTCCCTCTCGATTGGTCAACCCGTTTATCCAAACCCGGAACAAGTAATACCAGGTCAGCCTGTCGTATTTTCCCCTCGGTTTCAAACCACCACGACCAAACTGATCCTTGAGATTGTGATCAAGTTTGCCAAAGACATTGAAGATGTTAACGCCTTCTCGGCTATGGACGTATATGCTTCAGTTGCGATCCTTAAAGACAGGAAAGTTAAGGACAGGATCAATACCCCTGTCGCTTTCTCCGCAAATACAAACCCTAAATGGAACCAGACGATTAAGTTTTCACTCGATGAGAAGTTAGCTCAAGAAGGGCGTTTAATGCTCCTGGTGGAACTGATGAGCCACAGGCCTTTTCTTGGTGATAAGGAAATCGGATTCGTCAGACTTCCAATGGAACAACTATTAGGCTCAAACCCTCCAGCCAGTGGTGATGCTAACGGTATGAAGCTGGAAACGCACGCTTTGACGGGTCCTTATGGGAAAAAAGGTGTCGTGAACTTCACGTATAGATTTCTTGCGGAACAACTTAGGGTTTCAACGGTTCCAACACCGTCGACAACATCCCAACCATATATCATGTATCTACCGGTCTCGCCTCATTCATACGCGTCATCAGATCCGATACAGTTGACCTCAAGTTATGTGACTGTTCAACAAGGTAAAAATGCCGGGCAGGGTAACGGACTAGTACCAATATATATGTCGCCTCAATATCAATCACATGGATATCAACAATATTCACCACGAAATCCGCAGCCACCACCGCAACATTCGCAGCTTAAGCCACTGACTCAGCAGCCGTTCTCTCAGTCAATGCCGGATACACAAGAAGCATAA